From a region of the Corythoichthys intestinalis isolate RoL2023-P3 chromosome 7, ASM3026506v1, whole genome shotgun sequence genome:
- the nmu gene encoding neuromedin-U yields MLMKEKRRTASSSSCSSLTTVGRGCVSPFGVAGVCLVAILVLDSVPLIHNAPVEPWRETADQRQLLSQIAAACSSFFSADFQAPDVLGEICFLMLIQKSKSPTLHPLLQLVPNLHTRLERGLRMQAELEGPGGIQSRGYFLYRPRNGRRAIENE; encoded by the exons ATGCTTATGAAGGAGAAGCGGCGCACAGCATCCAGCAGCAGCTGCAGCAGTTTGACGACAGTTGGCCGAGGATGCGTGAGTCCATTCGGTGTGGCTGGCGTTTGTCTCGTCGCTATTCTGGTCCTGGACTCAGTTCCACTTATACACA ATGCGCCAGTAGAACCTTGGCGAGAGACAGCCGACCAGAGGCAACTTCTGAGCCAG ATCGCCGCGGCCTGCTCCTCGTTCTTCTCTGCTGACTTTCAG GCACCCGACGTCTTGGGGGAAATTTGCTTCTTGATGCTCATCCAAAAGTCCAAG AGCCCCACATTGCATCCCCTCCTGCAACTGGTGCCCAACCTGCACACCCGACTAGAGAGAGGACTTAGAATGCAA GCCGAACTGGAGGGACCCGGTGGAATCCAAAGCAGAGGCTACTTCCTTTATCGG ccTAGAAATGGAAGAAGAGCAATAGAAAATGAATAG